Proteins encoded together in one Lathyrus oleraceus cultivar Zhongwan6 chromosome 5, CAAS_Psat_ZW6_1.0, whole genome shotgun sequence window:
- the LOC127082264 gene encoding uncharacterized protein LOC127082264 has product MAKGLKFCLIISTVFLIIVTIVILTLILTIFKPKDPTISVDLPHFNLLSPNITMNMTLGMVITILNPNYGSFKYQNSIGYVTYHDAIVGNVPIESQLVPARSEINVTTNADFMVGKLIQNPKFWSDIVQNGMVFNLTSTTELPGKAIVLKYIKVKAIAYCSCNISVNITSNGVESNCISRIKLF; this is encoded by the coding sequence ATGGCTAAAGGCCTAAAATTCTGTTTAATTATATCTACAGTATTCTTAATCATTGTCACAATTGTGATTCTAACTTTGATTCTAACCATCTTTAAGCCAAAGGATCCTACTATTAGTGTCGATTTGCCTCACTTTAATTTACTTTCACCAAATATAACCATGAATATGACATTAGGCATGGTTATCACAATATTGAACCCAAACTATGGAAGCTTCAAGTATCAAAATTCCATAGGTTATGTCACTTATCATGATGCTATTGTTGGAAATGTTCCAATTGAGTCACAACTTGTTCCAGCTCGTAGTGAAATTAATGTGACCACTAATGCAGATTTTATGGTGGGAAAGTTGATACAGAATCCTAAATTTTGGTCAGATATTGTACAGAATGGAATGGTGTTTAATTTGACTTCAACAACTGAATTACCTGGGAAAGCAATCGTTTTGAAATATATCAAAGTGAAGGCTATAGCTTATTGCTCATGTAACATCTCTGTTAATATAACTTCCAATGGTGTTGAGAGCAATTGTATATCTAGAATCAAGTTATTTTAG